The Parabacteroides sp. AD58 genome includes a window with the following:
- a CDS encoding CHAT domain-containing protein: MVLSGDCPDDVEDGILTARELAKLDLSYLNLVVLSACQTRLGEISTDGVMGLQRGFKKVGAHSLMMSL, translated from the coding sequence ATGGTGCTTAGTGGGGACTGTCCGGATGATGTGGAGGATGGAATTTTGACAGCCCGTGAGCTGGCTAAACTGGATTTGTCATATTTAAATTTGGTAGTCCTTTCAGCTTGTCAGACCAGATTAGGAGAGATAAGTACCGATGGAGTGATGGGATTACAGCGTGGATTCAAGAAAGTGGGAGCACATTCGTTGATGATGAGTTTATAG